The Sphingomonas sanguinis nucleotide sequence CGAGCTGCGGTCGGGCGAAACGTTCGAGGTGCTGGAGCTGGCGGGCGGCAACGCGTGGGGTATCGCTGCCCATCTCGGGCTGGTCGGCTATTGCGATGCTGGGCTGTTGGAGCGGGTGCAGTGACGAAGACGGTCTT carries:
- a CDS encoding SH3 domain-containing protein, translated to MPYRTNAPVTLREGRALNSAVLAELRSGETFEVLELAGGNAWGIAAHLGLVGYCDAGLLERVQ